From Sphingobacteriales bacterium, a single genomic window includes:
- a CDS encoding methyltransferase domain-containing protein — MNHNRIYEYRFADVDMQKKNVVWKEIAHFLYDTHLNKPQKTLDPAGGLCEFINHVPSAERWTIDLSDEVKKFAAPDIKTIIGNNLEVELPENYFDGVFISNFLEHLNSQFEVAEFLERMFKTLKSKGRIVIMGPNFRYTYKDYFNFADHTVILTELGVAEHLYGAGFNIVKNYPQFLPLSFRSKGFLPVNSFIIKTYLNMPFAWKFLGEQFLLVAEKP, encoded by the coding sequence ATGAATCATAACAGAATATACGAATACCGCTTTGCGGATGTAGATATGCAGAAAAAGAATGTCGTTTGGAAAGAAATTGCTCATTTCCTGTACGATACACATTTAAACAAACCGCAAAAAACACTGGACCCGGCGGGTGGTTTATGTGAATTTATCAATCATGTCCCTTCTGCCGAACGCTGGACGATTGACCTTTCCGATGAGGTGAAAAAATTTGCCGCGCCGGATATTAAAACCATCATCGGAAACAACCTGGAAGTGGAGTTGCCGGAAAACTATTTTGACGGTGTTTTTATTTCCAATTTTCTGGAACACCTGAACTCCCAGTTTGAAGTGGCGGAATTTTTAGAACGTATGTTCAAGACGCTGAAAAGCAAAGGGCGTATCGTTATCATGGGCCCGAACTTCCGTTATACCTATAAAGATTACTTCAATTTTGCCGACCATACGGTTATCCTGACAGAACTGGGTGTCGCCGAACACTTATACGGCGCCGGATTTAATATCGTAAAAAACTATCCGCAGTTTCTTCCCTTATCTTTTCGGAGCAAAGGGTTTCTGCCCGTTAACAGTTTTATTATAAAGACATATCTGAATATGCCGTTTGCCTGGAAGTTTTTAGGCGAACAATTTTTACTGGTTGCCGAGAAACCTTAA
- a CDS encoding DegT/DnrJ/EryC1/StrS family aminotransferase has translation MVDLQQQYALLKKEIDAAIEQCLQQSVFIGGPVVAAFEQNLKEYTGMKNIISCGNGTDALQIALMALNLPKGSKIIIPAFTYIAPVEVIALLGLEPVFADVDLTTFNIGMEQVRQVYTEDVRAIIAVHLFGQPADMTEIALFAKEHRLFLIEDNAQSLGGEKNIQRDSVVTTSFFPTKNLGAYGDGGAILTNNDALATRMRRIASHGQSQKYTHETIGINSRLDTLQAAVLNVKLKYLEQYIQQRRKAAAFYHQHLKEIPSIELPAAIENSGHTFHQYTIRVAPEQRSALQQFLKEKHISTAVYYPLPAYRQKAYFNDKIRLPNTECLCSSVLSLPIYPEISETQLLYICTAISDFFQNN, from the coding sequence ATGGTTGATTTGCAGCAGCAATATGCCCTATTAAAAAAGGAAATAGATGCCGCCATTGAGCAGTGTTTACAGCAATCTGTATTTATTGGAGGCCCCGTTGTGGCAGCATTTGAACAGAACCTGAAGGAATATACGGGCATGAAAAATATCATCAGCTGCGGCAACGGTACCGATGCCCTGCAGATAGCGCTTATGGCACTGAATCTGCCCAAAGGCAGCAAAATTATCATTCCGGCGTTTACCTATATCGCGCCGGTGGAGGTGATTGCCCTGCTTGGACTGGAACCTGTCTTTGCTGATGTCGACCTAACTACCTTTAATATAGGGATGGAACAGGTGCGGCAGGTATATACCGAAGATGTAAGGGCTATAATTGCCGTTCATTTGTTCGGACAACCGGCAGATATGACTGAAATTGCCTTATTCGCCAAAGAACATCGGTTGTTTTTGATAGAGGATAATGCCCAGTCATTGGGAGGTGAAAAAAACATTCAACGCGATTCTGTGGTCACCACCTCCTTTTTCCCCACCAAAAATTTAGGCGCTTACGGAGACGGGGGTGCCATCCTTACAAACAACGATGCCCTGGCAACCCGGATGCGCCGTATTGCATCGCACGGACAATCTCAAAAATATACGCATGAAACCATCGGTATCAATTCAAGGCTGGATACCCTGCAGGCCGCGGTATTGAATGTTAAACTGAAATACCTGGAACAATATATCCAACAGCGACGCAAAGCCGCCGCTTTTTATCATCAGCATTTAAAAGAAATTCCGTCCATTGAGCTTCCCGCAGCAATTGAAAACAGCGGACACACCTTCCATCAATATACCATCCGGGTGGCACCGGAACAAAGAAGTGCATTGCAGCAATTCCTGAAAGAGAAACATATCTCCACTGCAGTTTATTACCCCTTACCCGCCTATCGGCAAAAGGCCTATTTTAACGATAAGATACGTTTACCGAACACGGAATGTCTGTGTTCATCCGTCTTGTCGCTTCCAATTTATCCTGAAATTTCCGAAACACAATTATTGTATATTTGTACGGCAATCAGTGATTTTTTTCAAAACAACTAA
- a CDS encoding N-acetyltransferase translates to MSLHYYKHETAVVDDGAAIGHGSKIWHFCHVMNAVIGNNCILGQNVFVADNVRIGDGVKIQNNVSLYDGVLCEDDVFIGPSAVFTNVINPRGFIERKKEYQKTIVRRGATIGANATILCGVTIGRYAFIGAGAVVTKEVKDYALVTGNPARQTGWMSEAGGKLVFEDGAATCPIDHKKYKLENNRVVRI, encoded by the coding sequence ATGTCCCTGCATTATTATAAACACGAAACCGCTGTAGTAGATGACGGTGCAGCCATTGGACACGGCAGTAAAATATGGCATTTCTGCCATGTGATGAATGCGGTGATAGGAAATAACTGTATACTGGGGCAAAATGTTTTTGTGGCGGATAATGTACGAATCGGGGATGGCGTAAAAATTCAAAACAATGTTTCCCTGTATGACGGGGTGTTGTGCGAAGACGATGTTTTCATTGGACCATCCGCCGTATTTACCAATGTCATCAACCCGAGAGGTTTTATTGAACGTAAGAAAGAATACCAAAAAACCATTGTCAGAAGAGGGGCCACCATCGGTGCGAATGCCACCATCCTTTGCGGGGTCACCATTGGAAGATATGCTTTTATCGGGGCAGGTGCCGTGGTAACAAAAGAGGTGAAGGATTATGCACTGGTAACGGGTAATCCCGCCCGGCAAACCGGCTGGATGAGCGAAGCGGGCGGTAAACTGGTGTTTGAAGACGGAGCAGCCACCTGCCCTATTGACCATAAAAAATACAAGCTCGAAAATAACCGTGTTGTCAGGATATAA
- a CDS encoding Gfo/Idh/MocA family oxidoreductase, whose amino-acid sequence MTKKFALIGLAGYIAPRHLKAIKEVGGDLVAALDIADSVGILDPYFPDCAFFTEESAFYDFLMDKEPVDYLVVCSPNHLHEEHCYAGLKLNTDVICEKPLTLTTESLAHLEEAQQYTRKHIYTILQLRLHPKLQQLKEATEASPQEVADVQIEYFTPRGKWYHASWKGDISKSGGIATNIGIHLFDLVVWLFGDVKEVQTEKQTPTESIGTIELQNARVRWHLSIEPDVPPKRQMIINGVMHEFTDGFADLHTASYRRILEGKGFDTSIVRPSIELVEKIRKAL is encoded by the coding sequence ATGACAAAAAAATTCGCTCTCATAGGACTTGCCGGCTATATCGCGCCACGCCACCTGAAAGCCATCAAAGAGGTGGGCGGCGACCTGGTGGCGGCGCTGGATATCGCGGATTCGGTGGGTATACTGGATCCGTATTTTCCGGACTGTGCATTCTTTACAGAGGAGTCTGCGTTCTATGATTTTTTAATGGATAAAGAGCCGGTTGATTATCTGGTGGTTTGTTCCCCTAATCATTTACATGAGGAGCACTGTTACGCCGGATTAAAACTGAATACGGATGTCATTTGTGAAAAGCCGCTGACGCTGACCACAGAAAGCCTGGCCCATCTGGAGGAAGCTCAACAGTACACCCGAAAACACATTTATACCATTTTACAATTACGGCTGCATCCCAAATTGCAGCAACTGAAGGAGGCGACAGAAGCATCTCCGCAAGAGGTAGCAGATGTGCAGATTGAATATTTTACTCCTCGTGGAAAATGGTATCATGCCAGCTGGAAAGGAGACATCAGTAAATCCGGAGGTATTGCCACGAATATCGGTATTCACCTGTTTGATTTGGTGGTGTGGCTGTTTGGGGATGTTAAAGAAGTGCAGACGGAAAAACAGACCCCGACAGAAAGTATCGGAACAATAGAGCTGCAAAATGCCCGTGTTCGCTGGCATCTGAGCATTGAACCCGATGTGCCGCCCAAGCGGCAAATGATTATCAATGGTGTCATGCATGAGTTTACGGATGGCTTCGCGGACCTGCATACGGCATCCTACCGGCGGATTTTGGAAGGAAAAGGTTTTGATACAAGCATAGTGAGACCGTCCATAGAATTGGTAGAAAAAATCAGAAAAGCGCTGTAA